ATTCATCACCTACATGTATGATTTCAGAAAAACACCCCAAAAGGTGGGAGCATTTGGGGTGTTGTATAGGCAAAATGTCGAAAGAGGCTGGGGTTCTTAATCCCGTTCGAATGGCACGCCCAAGGCCGCGGGCGGAGATGTCCGCATGGCACGCAGGATTTTGGCAAATATCTTCCGGGCAGATTCAGGCATGGCAGCCAGAGTCCGCTCGACCCATTCGGCATTGCCGATGTTGACGAGCAGAAGCGTTAGGATCATCAAAGGGAACGGCGCAACCTGTAATACCTGGGATGGTACCTGGGTCAAGACGGGTTGCAGCACCAAACCCAACCATTGCAGGAAGGCAAAAAGGTACGCGCCCAGCGCGCCACGCACCGGGTTCCAACCGCCAAAGATGGTAATGGAGAGCGCAATCCAGCCAAAGCCATCCAGTCCAGAAATGGTTCCCATCCAGCCGGCGCGGGTCGCTAGCGAGAAAGCAGGACCCGCCAACCCAATCAATGCCCCGCCAATAATGGTATAGACGTAGCGCATCACGTTGACGTTAGCACCTCGGATGTACGCCGCGGCTGGTTTCTCGCCTATGCCTTGCAACATCAACCCCGGGCGGGTTCGGAAAATCCACAGCCATGCAAGGAAAATGGCGATAAAGCTGATGTAGGTTATGACATCATGGCGAAAGAACAATTGCCCAATGACTGGAATATCGCTAAGCACGGGAATCGGCAAGGCCTGCAATCGGGGACCGGGCAGTCCCATGTAGGGGTTGCCAAGGAAGTAGGACAGGTCACGGCAGGTGAGCGCCAGGACGAAGCCAACCGCCACTTGTGATTGTTGAAGTGTGATGCTTGCAAAAGCTACGACCAACGCCACAAGCGCGCCGATCAACATGCCCCCCAAAAAACCAAGCACAATATTATCCGTGGTATAGGCAACAGCAAACCCGCCCATGGCGGCGAGCAAAATCGTTCCGTTCATGGAGAGATTGATGACGCCCGCGCGTTCGGAGAGCGTTTCGCCGATAACGGCAAAGATCAAGGGAGAGGCAGAGGCAAGCACGCCTGCCAAGCCGATAAGCATCGTTTCCTGTGACATTATTGAGCCTTCCTCCCAAATTTCTGGCGTACGCCCGCCGCAAGCAACACGAACAGGACCAGCACGCCTTGTAATACCCCGGAGAGCGACGAATCGAGTTTCATGACGATGGGAAGTTGAATGCTGCCGATATTCAACGCGGCAAAGAAAAGCGCCACCGGCACCGCCCATAGCGCCTGATAATTGATCAACATGGCAACCATGAGCCCTAAATATCCGTATCCACTGGAAATGGAGGGGATAAGACGGTGGTAAACCGCCGCCACCTGTACGGCGCCGGCCGCACCCGCCAATGCGCCGCAGATAAGGAAGGAGTACATAGCGTATTGCCAGGTTGGAATGCCCAACAAATACGCCGCGCGGAAGTTCTTCCCCACTGCTTTTAGGCGCAGACCGAAATACGTGCCTTGCAACATAAAATAGATCACCACGATCCCAACAAACGCAATCACCAAAGCCCATGGGCTGATGCGCAGGTTTGCCAGGAGGGGCAGGGAAAACTCATCCGGGAATGGCACCGTCCCGCTCATGGAGGCAACGCCAGGGCGTTTCCACGGACCGAAGATGAGGTAGATCGTCAGCGCGGTTGAGACAAAATTCAAACCCAACCCGCCGAAAATCTCGTTCACACCGCCAAACACTTTGAGGATGCCCGCCAGCGCCGCCCAAATTGCGCCGCCAACCATTCCACCAAGGATGGCGAGCGCGATGATCACCGCAGGCGGCAGGCTGCTTTCGAGTAATAAACGATATACCCACGTGGTCGCTATCGCTCCCAACACCACCTGGCCCTCCACCCCAATGTTCCACAAGCCGGAGGAAAAGGTTACCAACAGGCCCGCTGTTACAAGAAGCAGCGGAACAAAAGCAACCAGCACTTCGGCAAACTTCCGCATTTCGCCAAACGAACCTTTGAATATATTTTTATAGGTTTCCGAGGGTGAAGCGTCCACTGAGATCAAAATGAGCGAAACAACCCCGAACGCAAGCAAAAGAGCCGCTAGTTGATACGCCAGATTGCCAAAACGATCCTTAATCATGCGCTTCTCCTTTATCTGCCCACCCCTTGCCACCGATCAATTGACCCAGTTCCTCAACCGTGGTTTTCCCCGCATCCAGCGGCGCAGACACCTTGCCGTTGAAGAACACCAGAACCCGGTCACTGTACTGCAAAATTTCCTCAAGGTCCGATGAAATGAAAATGATCGCCGCGCCATCGGTCTTGCAGCGGTCTTTGAGTTTGCTCCAAATATAAATAACAGACTCAATATCCAGTCCGCGGGTGGGGTGTTCCAATAGAACCAGCGAAAGCGGAGATTGCAATAACGCGAGTTCGGCGCGCTGTTGATTCCCACCCGAAAGCGACTCTACTGTGCTGTGCGGTTTGCCGCGAATGTTAAAGGATTTGATACGCTCTTCCGCAAGCTGCTGCCCCATCATGCGGTCGATGAAAAGACCCTTCGGCTCTTCCGCCAGAATAAAATGCTCGGTGAGATTAAGACCGGGCACCAAGCCCTCTTCCAGTCTTGCGGCGGGAAGAAAATTCACACCTGCGCGCTTGAAGATATGATAGGACTTGCCGGTCAAATCCTTATCTTTGAGCTCGATCCTGCCGCCGACGGGTCTCATCAACCCTGAACAAGCACGGATGAACATTCCCTGCCCGGAGCCTTCCATGCCCGCCAAGCCGATCACCTCGCCTGCGCGGACGTCCAGGCTGACATTTTTGACCTTCATACGCACATCTTCAAGTGAAACGTTCTTCATGGAAAGAACAACCCCGCCTGTTTGGGCAGGCTGGCGTTCGCCGAGTGTAATCTCCTTGCCGAACATCATCTCAACCAGTTTGGAAGTGATATAAGGCGGCTGGGTCTCGCCGACCAGCTCTCCCCCGCGCAAGACCGCAACCCGGTCACATAAACTTTCCACATCCTCCAATTTATGGGAAACGAAAATCACCGTCATCGCCTGCTCAGGGAACTTTTTGAGGGTGGCGAATAATTTTTCCTTCTGCCCGGCGCTGATGCCTGTGGTTGGTTCATCCAAAATGAAAACGCGAGCGCCCAAAAACAACAGACGCATAATCTCCAACTGCTGGCGTTCGCCCACTGTGAGAGAATCCACATAATTCTCGGGGTCGAAGGTAAAGCCATATTCCCGGGCAAGCAGGCTGAAATCCTGCGTGGCTTCCTTGCGGTTGGGGAATATCCCGCCCGGCAACCCGAGCAAAAAATTATCGAGCAACTTCATGGGCGGAAAATCCAAGGGATCCTGATGAAGCATGCCGACCCCGTACTGGATCGCATCGGCGGGGGAATGCATCACAACCGGTTTGCCGTCCAAAAAAACTTCACTGCCAGAATCAGGTTGAATAAACCCTGAAAGGATCTTCATCAAGGTGCTTTTCCCGGCACCGTTTTCCCCCAAAATCCCCTGAATCGTCCCTGTGGGAATGTTAAGATTTATGCCTTTATTGGCATGAACACTGCCAAAGTGTTTGTGAATATTCTTAAGTTCTACGTTCATGGACGTTTTGTCTCCATGAGGCGTACAGGTTGAGGAAAGGGGCGCAGAAAATTCTGCGCCCCTTTTTAGAGGTGAAATCAGTTTATTCGGAGGCGCTCAAGCCCTGCATGCCCTCAAGCAATTGCGGCAGGTACCAAACCTGCTGATCGGTTGCTTCTTCGCCGTCGGCGAGATAGGCAGTGCCATCCTGCAGGTTGATCGGACCCGTCCACAAGTTGAGTCCGCCGGCGAGATCGGCGATGAAGGCATCCAGCGCGGCGGCATTTTCATCGCTCAATGCATCACCTTTCACGAACCCGATCGCGGAGGTATCGTGGTTGTTGATATCGCTCCAATCGGGACCGGAGAAGATGAACTGCGATTCCCACGTGCCATCCGCAGCGGACATGATGGCGGTGAGATAATCGGGACCCCAGTTGAAGTACGGCACACCAAGGCAGACATCCGGGGCGGCGCTGCAGGCAGCCACGTAGTCATAAGCGACGCCAGTCGAGGGGGTTCCCTCAGCAGTGAACTTCTGCGCTTCCGCAAGGTTGACAGGGTTGTCGATGCCTGAGATGACGACGTCAAAGCCGGTGGAGTAAAAATCCTTGGAAACATCCACAGGGTCGGTGGTGAAACCGGGGATGTGGAACCAGAAGCCGATCCAGGTCACTTTGAATTCGAGGGCGGCGGGATCGTTGCCAGCCTGTTCCCAACAATGCTTCGCACCGAGATAAGCCGAAGCGGCAAGGCGGCGGGTTTCATCGTTGATCAACGGTCCAAGGTAACCGATCTTACCGGTCTCGGTAGAGAGCGCGGCAGCACAGCCACCCATCATCTTGCCATATTCCATGCGTCCCATGATATTCGTTAGGTTGGGGATCGGCTCGTAGACCTTGCCGTCTTCCCATACCTGATCACCGGATGCCATGATGACGTAGACATCGGGGTTGGCCTTCGCGAAGGTTGTGGAAGCATCTTTCATGTCATCTGAGTTGAAGATGACCAATTTCGCGCCCTGCGCCACCAATTCCTCGGCCAGTTGGTCGGGGGTGGTGCCGGGTCGGTCGGCGGGGTTGACCTTGTCGAGATAGATCATCTTGGCGTTGAATTTTTCTTCAACGTAAAGGCCGGCTTCATAGTGAGCCTGGCTCCAGCCGTTGTCGTTGTACGGACCCACAAGGAGCATGCCGAAAACGAACGGT
This portion of the Anaerolineales bacterium genome encodes:
- a CDS encoding ABC transporter permease, which produces MIKDRFGNLAYQLAALLLAFGVVSLILISVDASPSETYKNIFKGSFGEMRKFAEVLVAFVPLLLVTAGLLVTFSSGLWNIGVEGQVVLGAIATTWVYRLLLESSLPPAVIIALAILGGMVGGAIWAALAGILKVFGGVNEIFGGLGLNFVSTALTIYLIFGPWKRPGVASMSGTVPFPDEFSLPLLANLRISPWALVIAFVGIVVIYFMLQGTYFGLRLKAVGKNFRAAYLLGIPTWQYAMYSFLICGALAGAAGAVQVAAVYHRLIPSISSGYGYLGLMVAMLINYQALWAVPVALFFAALNIGSIQLPIVMKLDSSLSGVLQGVLVLFVLLAAGVRQKFGRKAQ
- a CDS encoding BMP family ABC transporter substrate-binding protein — its product is MRTYLARLAMLAMALMLVLSACGGQPAATEEAPAATEEAPAATEEAPAATEEAPAEPFVFGMLLVGPYNDNGWSQAHYEAGLYVEEKFNAKMIYLDKVNPADRPGTTPDQLAEELVAQGAKLVIFNSDDMKDASTTFAKANPDVYVIMASGDQVWEDGKVYEPIPNLTNIMGRMEYGKMMGGCAAALSTETGKIGYLGPLINDETRRLAASAYLGAKHCWEQAGNDPAALEFKVTWIGFWFHIPGFTTDPVDVSKDFYSTGFDVVISGIDNPVNLAEAQKFTAEGTPSTGVAYDYVAACSAAPDVCLGVPYFNWGPDYLTAIMSAADGTWESQFIFSGPDWSDINNHDTSAIGFVKGDALSDENAAALDAFIADLAGGLNLWTGPINLQDGTAYLADGEEATDQQVWYLPQLLEGMQGLSASE
- a CDS encoding ATP-binding cassette domain-containing protein — protein: MNVELKNIHKHFGSVHANKGINLNIPTGTIQGILGENGAGKSTLMKILSGFIQPDSGSEVFLDGKPVVMHSPADAIQYGVGMLHQDPLDFPPMKLLDNFLLGLPGGIFPNRKEATQDFSLLAREYGFTFDPENYVDSLTVGERQQLEIMRLLFLGARVFILDEPTTGISAGQKEKLFATLKKFPEQAMTVIFVSHKLEDVESLCDRVAVLRGGELVGETQPPYITSKLVEMMFGKEITLGERQPAQTGGVVLSMKNVSLEDVRMKVKNVSLDVRAGEVIGLAGMEGSGQGMFIRACSGLMRPVGGRIELKDKDLTGKSYHIFKRAGVNFLPAARLEEGLVPGLNLTEHFILAEEPKGLFIDRMMGQQLAEERIKSFNIRGKPHSTVESLSGGNQQRAELALLQSPLSLVLLEHPTRGLDIESVIYIWSKLKDRCKTDGAAIIFISSDLEEILQYSDRVLVFFNGKVSAPLDAGKTTVEELGQLIGGKGWADKGEAHD
- a CDS encoding ABC transporter permease; this translates as MSQETMLIGLAGVLASASPLIFAVIGETLSERAGVINLSMNGTILLAAMGGFAVAYTTDNIVLGFLGGMLIGALVALVVAFASITLQQSQVAVGFVLALTCRDLSYFLGNPYMGLPGPRLQALPIPVLSDIPVIGQLFFRHDVITYISFIAIFLAWLWIFRTRPGLMLQGIGEKPAAAYIRGANVNVMRYVYTIIGGALIGLAGPAFSLATRAGWMGTISGLDGFGWIALSITIFGGWNPVRGALGAYLFAFLQWLGLVLQPVLTQVPSQVLQVAPFPLMILTLLLVNIGNAEWVERTLAAMPESARKIFAKILRAMRTSPPAALGVPFERD